GGCCGAGACGTCGGCGCCCGGCGTGGGCGCGCTGCGTCTGCGCCTCGTCGCCACGAAGGGCCGCGACGAGTCGATGACGCTCCGCGGCGAGGACGGCAAGCACGCGGACGGCGTGCTGCTCGACCTCGACTACTGGGCGTTCGTGCCGCGCTGACGCGCGGACCCGGCCCGATGATGCCGTCCGAGGCGTTCCGGCAGCAGGGCGAGGCGTGCGCCGCGCTCGGCTCGCCGATGTACGCCGCGCTCTGCGCCCGCCTCGCCGACGACCTGGACGCGGGCGGTGTGGTGGCGGACGTGCTCGCCGACCACGGCCACCTCCGCGGTCCGGACGCCCTCGCCCTGCGCCTGCTGGGCGCCGTCCACCGGCTCGTGCTCGAGCGGCGGGCGGGGCTGCTCGCGACGTTCTACCCGTCCGTCGGCGGGACCTGGGTGGACGAGGCTGGGTGGGCGGCGTTCCGGGACCTGCTCGCGACGCAGCCGGGGGCGGTGCGCGCCGGGCTCGACCTGCCCCCGCAGACCAACGAGGTCGGCCGCGTCGCCGCGCTCCTCGGTGGACTGCTGCACCTGCCCGACGCCTGTCGCCTGCCGCTGCGCCTGCACGAGATCGGGGCCAGCGGCGGTCTGCTGCTGCGCCCCGACCACGTCCGCTGCACGGGCCCCGCCGGGTTGGCCGCGGGTCCGGCCGACGCCGCGGTCGTGCTCGAGGACGCGTGGACGGGGCGGCTCGACGGGTTGCGTGCCTGGCCCGGGCTCGAGGTCGTGCTGCGCCGGGGGTGCGACCTCGCCCCGGTGGACCCGACGACGACCGCGGGACGCACCACGCTCGCGGCGTACACCTGGCCCGACCAGCCGGAGCGCTGGGAGCGGCTCCGTGCGGCGCTGGCCCTCGCGGCCGCGGTGCCGGCGACGGTCGAGGCGGCGGACGCCGCCGACCTCGCCGACGGCATCGAGCTCACCGACGGCACGACCACGGTGCTGTGGCACGCCGTGACGTGGCAGTACCTCCCCGCGCGCACCGGCGCGCGGGTCGAGGAGCGGATCACCCACCTCCTCGACGCGGCCACGCCGGAGGCCCCGTTCGTGCACCTGGCGCTCGAGCCGCGGCGCCGGGGCGGGGAGCGCCCGTTCACGGTGACGCTGCGGGCGGCCTGGGGCACCGGGCGCGACGAGCGGGACCTCGGCACCGCCGCGCCCCACGGCGTACCGGTGCGCTGGGGGTGAGGGGGGCGGTCGGTTCCCCGGTCGACCGGGGAACCGACCACTTTGACCATCAAATTTGATGGTCGAAGCGGCACTTTCCCCGGTCGACCGGGGAAAGTTGTCAACTCCTGAGGCGACCGCCCGGCCGCCTCAGAGCGCGCCGAGCTCCGTCTCGAGGTCGTCGAGCCCGAGCGCGCCGAGGCCGAGCGCCGCCATGTGCCACGCCTTGAGGTCGAACGCCTCGCCGTGGCGGGCGCGCGCCGTCGCCCGGCCGGCGAGCCACGCGCGCTCGCCGATCTTGTAGCTGATGGCCTGACCGGGCCACCCGAGGTAGCGCACGATCTCGGAGTCGACGAAGTCGGCCGAGCGTCCCGTGTGGGCGTTGAAGAACGCCCGGGCGGTGTCGGGCGTCCAGACCTCCCCGGGCGCGACGGGCGAGTCGGCCGGGGCGCGGAGCCC
This Nocardioides alkalitolerans DNA region includes the following protein-coding sequences:
- a CDS encoding DUF2332 domain-containing protein gives rise to the protein MMPSEAFRQQGEACAALGSPMYAALCARLADDLDAGGVVADVLADHGHLRGPDALALRLLGAVHRLVLERRAGLLATFYPSVGGTWVDEAGWAAFRDLLATQPGAVRAGLDLPPQTNEVGRVAALLGGLLHLPDACRLPLRLHEIGASGGLLLRPDHVRCTGPAGLAAGPADAAVVLEDAWTGRLDGLRAWPGLEVVLRRGCDLAPVDPTTTAGRTTLAAYTWPDQPERWERLRAALALAAAVPATVEAADAADLADGIELTDGTTTVLWHAVTWQYLPARTGARVEERITHLLDAATPEAPFVHLALEPRRRGGERPFTVTLRAAWGTGRDERDLGTAAPHGVPVRWG